Part of the Syntrophorhabdaceae bacterium genome is shown below.
CCACCACTTTGCATGGCCGTCAGAGGCGAAAGCTAAGAGAAGAAAAAAGAGCAGCAATATCCTGCCGGACAATTTCATCAAAACCTCCTCACCTTTTCTGGAGTATATATTCTATTAGTACAGCACGAGGTAAAATGTAAACAAATATTTATCATTTGACCGACAGGAGCTTCCCTCCGAGAGTTTTAGAGATCTTCGGCTGACCCGATTGATCTATCGTGACCTCTTCGTTGATGCTCGATTTTTCTTCGTGCTTGAGGTTTTTCTTATAGATCTTGCTCGTAATGGTAACATCATAATTCACCTTGTATTTCGTCTCATTCACTTTATTTACCTGCAGGTTCTGGATATTGAATCTTACCTCATCGAACATGGTAAATATCTTTTGCAGATTCCTCTGGAGGTCGGAAACGCTCCCCCCATCACTGGACCCCCACTGACTGCTCAGACACCGCGTAACTCCCGAGGTGCTCTTCGATTCGTAGGCCTGCTTGAGCTGGCTATAGAGCTCTCTCACTTTTGGGGTCAGGTCCACTGCCTTCGGCGGGCTGCTTTTACTCTGTACGGAGGCCGTGGGGCCTATGCCCGACTGCTGCGGCATGGAGCCGGTCGCGCCTGTTTTGGGCGGCTGCATAGAGCCTGCCTGTGATGGCATGGAACCCATCATGCCCGGTTTCGGCGGCTGCATTGGAGCCGCTTGTGAAGGCATGGAAGGGGCGGCAGCGGCCTTCGGCTGCTGGGCAGAAGGTGGCTGCGGGGATGCTCCCTGCTGAGGAGAAGACTGGGGAGGCGCCGCGACTGCAGGCGCCGTCTTGCCTGCGGCCGGGAGCGAAGCAACCTGCATTGCCCCCTGTGGAGGCACTGCCGGAGGTGTGGGCTGTCCTGCAGTAGAACCTGAAGGAGGCGTCTGAGGCTTACCGGAGGCTCCGCTTGGTGGAGAAGCCGCCTGAGAAGCACCGGAAGGTGACGCTGCCGGAGGTGTGCCTTGCGGTTGTCCGGCCGGCTGCGCGGGAGCTTGCGTCATACCCGCAGGTGGCGTTGCGGGCGGGGTCTGTCCACCGGGTGTCTGCGGCTGCGTTCCCTTTCCCTGACCTGCTGACGGCACCATCGGGCCAGCACCTGTCGGAGGAGTTGCAGCGCCCGGCCCTCCCTGTGCGGTCATGGGACCTGCACCCGTCGGAGGCGTCCCGGCGCCTGTCCCTGTGGGGGCAACTCCGGTACCTTTTCCCGCCTGCTGTCCTGGTTGGCCCGGAGGGCCGGCCTGGCCGGGCCCAGACGGCATGGTCGTGCACTTGCCGTTCGTATACACCCCGCCCTTGGCCAGGCACTCGTTCTGAAGCTTCATCTCCGCCTCGGCCTTGGCATAATCTATAGCCCGCTGTTTCGCTTCCTGGGCTGTATATGCGTTGTAGCGCTTCACGTGCTCGTCGACCGCCTTTACCAGATCAGTGGATGCCGTCTTGATCGCGGCACTCTTATGGCCCGCCGCCAGCTTTTTTGCCGTATCAAGCGTTACCGATACCGACTGTTCGTCGGCATTGGTCTTCATCTCTATGTCCATCGCAAAGGCGGTGCCGTTTCGGAGCGCGGCGCCCAGTTTCTCGTCGAACGTGCGGTTCCTGATGCCTTCTTTGTATGTGTAGCTTCCGTAGGAGCTTGTCGGGATCGCCCTCACATCGGCCGCCATCTTTGCGATCCTCGACGCATAGACAACGTTGCCGCCCACGATGGCGTAATCGGGCGTGTCTATGTAGTAATTCCTCATCTCCGCTGCCTTCTTCTCCAGCATTGCCTTAAGCCCCGTATCTCCGTTGGGGTCCCACTTGGCGATGCCGGTACGTTCGATATCCTTCAGCAGCGTATCCGCGGCGGCGGTCGCCTTCGCCTTGTCAAAGAGGTTCAGGTCTGATGGGGAAGGCGCCAGAAATATACGCCTGTTGGAGCCGGAGCTGCCCTCGGTAGCCATCGCTACGGACACCATGGCGGCATTGACCGAGCCGCCGAACTTATATAAAGGAGTTGAATACATCTGGATCGCCTCCCTCCAGTATTGCACCTTTTTAAGCAGGCTATCGAGATAGAGCAGGTCGTCCTGTATGCTGGCAAGCTGCTTCTGGTTTTCCGTGATGAGCTTGTTGTTCATCTCAGTCTCGACCTCCAGCGCCAGCTTCTCCACGTCCTTCATGTCAGTAACCCTTTTTTCAATGCCCGTGATCGCCTGTGCCCTGGGATCAGACCGCAGGTTCAGGGCGTATATCTTCTCTTTTGCCTCCGCGATCTCCTGCGTGTACCGGTCCTTTTCGATGAGGTATTTTTTGAGATTGCCTATATATTCCATGGCACGCTTTTGGCTCTCGTTCAACTGATAGGAATTGCCGCTCTCGTTGGATATCCTTCTCTTTATGCCCTCGATATAATCAGCAATTGCCTGCCCGTTTTCTCCCCACTTGGGAAACTTCATCTTCGGCAGGCCCAGGTACCCATCCGATTTCTGGCTCCTGAGGCTGTTGAGGTACTGCTTCGTGTCCGCAGCCGTAACCTGGTAGTTCTTTGCCTGGGTCACGGGATAAAAGGTCGGGACGCTTTGATCGACCGCCGCCAGCCTTTCGAGGGCGGTTTTTTTCAGTTTCTCCATATCTGCATCTTGCGCACGCTTTTCCTCTTTAAGTCTGCCGATCGCCTTCACGAGGGCATTATATTGCTGTCCTGCGCTGTCCATGTAAAGCTGTCGTTTTTGGTTGTAGTTCCCTTTTGCTTTTATAAGATCGTCTATTTGTTTTTGTTTTTGAGCACCTTGCTCACTTTTACTAGCCCAGTAACCACGTACACAGGCTTCATAGGCCTGCAAGGCGCCTGCCCGCGCCTGATCACTGGTCTTCGTTGCAAGCGTCTGTTTGTATGCCTCCCATGCGCCGGTGCAGGTATCCCCCGTTCTGGACGTTTGACTTAATGACTCAAGCTGAGATTTGTATTGCGGGTGTTCATCACCGGGCGGGTTATCCCTGGCAAATTGTTCCTGAAAGGCCTGCCACTTCCTGGCGGCATCCTGTGTTAAGTCTTGCGCCCGTATCTCTGCTTCCTGAAGGGTCTTTGCCTGACGAATCTGCAGATCCACTTCATCGATACTGATGAGATTTACCGGGGTGCTTTTAAATGCTAACGTTGAAGGATATTGGGTCGTTGTTGCAGCAAATTCAGTCTGAAGGGTCCTCGGTATATCCTTCAGCGCTTTTGCCACATCGTTCCATGACTGCTTGAGCGCTGCCTTCGTTGCCAGCTTTTTTTGACCGATCGGACCTTTATCGGGAAGTATCCTCACGTAGACCCTCACGAAATACCCGATCCTGTCCCGGATATTATACAGGTCGTCCCACCGTTTATTTTTTTTCGCGGTGGCAATGGCCTGCGGAACCTGCTTCGCGTATGCATCGATCTCGGGGAGCCTCTTTACCGCCTCGTCAACGCTTACAGTGTAATTCACGAACTCGGGGGTCAATTTCTTCGAGGCCTTCTCGATCTCAAAGAATGCCTTACGCATGATCACTTCGCTCTCGGCTGCCCTGGCGTAATCGTTCAGCCGCTTCAGGAGGCCGGCGATCCAGGTCTCTATCTCCTGTCTGTTTTTCACAACCTCGGCCTGCCCGGCCGTGTCATAGCCTCTCCCTCCGTCGACAGCGATGGCGCTGAGTTTATCCCAGGCAGATGGCTCCGGGAAGTCCTTCCCGAGCTCTTCCGATACATATGCCTTGAGCCGTTGACGCCAGCTTGTATCGAACACCACCTTCCGGAAAACGTATTCCACCGACTGTTTGGTGACCGGGATCGGGTCGCTTTTGTCCCCGAGCTGCCTGCCCGTCTTCGGCTTCAGCGTGGGGTCGCTTTCAATGGCGCCGTAGAGCGATTCTATGTCGCGGGCGATCCTCGTTGACTCCACCTGCGCGTAGGATTCCTTTGTGATGGAATAGGCCGTCAATGCCAGTTGAAAGGTAGCCGTAGAGAGCCCGAGGTATTTCAGGTAGGCCTGTCCGGACGATTCCCATCCGGCGACCTCGGCCATGATGGCCAGAACCGATTCCTCACCGGCGCCGTACATGTCGCCGGAGGCCGCTTTCCTCGTCGCGCTGCCTACGGTGGCAGCGAACCCGGCGATCTTATTGATCTTGTCGATGTACGGCTCAAGGCGCTGGCCTTCCTTCAGGTTGTCAAAGGCGATCCCGTAGCCTGTACTGTAAAGAGAGGCCGCAGAACCGTACATCGATTCATACACCTCGCCTTCATCGGCGCCGCTTATCCCGGGCACAGCCAGCACACAGAGGACGAGAAAGAACATCCAGAATTTCGTGGCGCACCCCATTATCAACCGATATCTGTTTAATCTAAGAGACTGTTTTTTCATAAACGTCACCACCTCTGGCAGAAAGAATCGCCTTCCGCCTATATTTGACAATACCTGCTGTAATAAATCCTGAAAATCCCCGAAACGAGGAAATACCTGAAATCACTGAACTTTTATCATACACAAGAATCTTTAACAAACGAGGCAGCCTCAACAATATGTGCATTTTTATGGGTTACTGATAAATGTTTTCATATGTTTAACACAGAGCATATTTTTTGGCAAATAAAAATACCTGTACATAATTCTAAATTGATTTTTTTTTGTAAACCCATTATAGTAGTATCAAGTGTGCGACCTTATATCTCAAAAGAAACCTGCACTGAATGTAAGGAATGCATTGATATATGTCCCTATGATGTATTTACCTATGAGAACGGAACAGTCAGCATATCACGGCCTGAGGATTGTATAGAGTGTACATCATGCGTGGACAACTGCCCTGAACGGGCCATCTACATGGACGATTGATGAAAAACAAGGTGCTCCTCGATAAAAAAGCGGTTGAACGGACCGTGACCAGGATGACCCACGAGATCCTCGAAAAGAACCACGGCTGCGAGGAACTGAGTCTTATCGGCATCAGGACAAGAGGCATCTATCTGGCAAACCGGCTCCAGAAAAAGATCAAGAGTATTGAAGGGATAAAACTTCCTGTCGGCGTCCTCGATATCACGATGTACCGGGACGATATCAATATGCTCAAAACACCTGTTATTAAAAAAACCGATATACCCTTCGACGTGAACGATGGCACCATCATCCTTATTGACGACGTGATGCATACGGGAAGAACAACGAGGGCTGCTATCGATGCCATCATGGACCTCGGCAGGCCAAAGAAGATCCAGCTTGCCGTCCTCGTCGACAGGGGTGAACGGGAACTCCCTATACACCCGGATTATGCAGGCATCCACTACACGGCAAACCCCGAGGAAGAGGTGCTCGTAAGGCTCCACGAGGTCGATGGAAAAGATGAAGTCGTTATTGTGAGATCGTAGATGAACTGGGACAAAAAAGATCTTCTCGGGATCAAAGAACTTTCAAAGGAGGAGATCTTACTTATCCTCGACACCGCGGAGTCCTTCAAAGACATATCAAAAAGAGAGATCAAGAAGGTACCGACCCTTCGGGGCAAGACCGTCATTACCCTCTTTTACGAACCGAGCACCAGGACAAGGACGTCATTTGAGATCGCGGCAAAACGGCTGAGCGCTGATACGATCAACATCTCCTCCAGCACAAGCAGCTCCGTAAAAGGCGAGACGCTCAAAGATACCGCGCGGAACCTTGAATCGATGAGGCCCGACGCGATAGTTATCAGGCACAGCATGCCCGGGGCGCCTCATATGCTTGCGAAGATCATCGATTCTTCCGTGATCAACGGCGGTGACGGCGCCCATGAACATCCCACACAGGCGCTTCTTGACCTCTTCACTATCCGTGAAAAGAAAGGCCATATAGACGGCCTGAAGGTCGTTATCATCGGCGATATTGCCCACAGCAGGGTCGCACGGTCGAACTTCTTTGCACTTCGCCACTTCGATGCCGAGATCCTCTGCTCAGGCCCCCCGACAATGATCCCCCCTGACATAGAGAGCCTCGGGGTAAGGACGGAATACGACATGAACAGGGCGGTGAAGGGCGCCGACGTTATCATGATGCTCCGCATCCAGAAGGAGCGCGGCGGGATCTCTTTCGTTCCCTCCGTAAAGGAGTATGCAACGTTCTATGGATTGCGGAAAGAACACATTGAGAAGGCAAAAAAGGATGTCATCATCATGCACCCTGGCCCGATGAACAGGGGCATAGAGATCGCCGACGAGGTCGCCGATGGTCCTTATTCAGTCATCCTCGACCAGGTTGAGAACGGACTGGCAGTGAGGATGGCGATCCTCTACCTCCTCATAGGGAGGGAAACATGAAGACCCTCATCAAGGGAGGGAGGCTTGTTGATCCCGGCCGGGAGATCGACGCAAAACTCGATATCCTCCTCAGCGGAAATATCGTTGAAAAGATAGATAAAAATATCCCCGAAAAGGGCGCCGGCGTAAGGGTCATTGATGCCACGGGCCACATCATCGCGCCGGGGCTTATCGACGTCCATACCCACCTGCGGGAACCCGGTTACGAATACAAAGAAACCATCAGGACAGGGACGATGGCAGCGGCTAAGGGAGGATTTACCTCTGTGGTCTGTATGGCAAACACCGATCCCGTGAACGATAACAAGAGTGTAACAGAATATATCGTAAAGATGGCAAAGCTGGAAGGCATGTGCCGTGTATTTCCCTGCGGCGCTATCTCGAAGGGTCTGAAAGGCGAAGAGCTTTCAGACATCGGCGAGATGTACGAGGCGGGAATTGTCGCCCTTTCCGATGACGGGAAGTCCGTGAAGAACGCAGGGCTTTTGAGAAGGGCATTCGAATACGCGCTGCTTTTTAAGATCCCGGTCATATCCCATTGCGAGGACGATAACCTTTCCGGTGGTTTTGTTCACGAAGGCCTTGCGTCCGTGAAGAGCGGCCTTGACGCGATCCCTCCAATCGCAGAAGAGGTCATTGTACACCGTGATATCGCTGTAGCACGGTACGTCAACGCCCCGGTGCATCTTACCCACATCTCGGCGCAGGGAAGCCTCGAGGCCATCGCAGCGGCAAAAAGGCAGTACAAGAAGGTCACCTGTGATACCTGTCCGCATTATTTCAGCCTCACCGATGAGGCAACGCTCGGCTTTGACACCAATACAAAGGTCAACCCGCCGCTTCGTTCCCCGAAGGACGTCGATGCCGTCAAAGAGGCGCTGCGGAATAATACTATCGATATCATCGCCACAGATCACGCACCCCATGAGTTCACCTCAAAAGATGTGGAATTCAACCTCGCGACCTTCGGGATCTCAGGTCTGGAGACGGCCTTTGCCCTGTCTCTTGCCCTTGTCCATGAGGGGGTCCTGACCCTGAAGGAGCTTCTCGGGAAATTTACCGTCAACCCTGCAAGGTTTCTTAATATACCCTACGGTACGCTGGCACAGGGCAGCGCTGCCGACCTTATCATCTTCAACCCCGATGCTGAATGGACCGTCGATACGGAACAGTTCCTTTCAAAAGGCAAAAACACGCCCTTTGGCGGGTGGAAACTGAAAGGAAAGAACCTCCTTACCATCATGGACGGCAAGATCGTCTACAGAGATCCCCTGTTCAAAAAGGCATAAATACAGCTGTCAGCGATCAGCATACAGCACACAGCGATCAGCAACAAATCCGTGGGCGTAAAGGGAGAACTACTGTGAGGCGTTTTACCTTTTTGTCATCGCGAGGAGCAAAGCGACGTGGCGATCCCATTAAGGTATAGATATAGACTATTCGTGAGATTGCCACGCTACGCTCGCAATGACAGAAGGAAGGGAACTGTGAATAGGTGTTGTTGTCCCACTCACGCCTAACGCCTCACGTTTTCTGCTGTTAGCTGATCGTTGTGTGCTGATCGCTGTTCGCCACAAATTCTCCCTTAACTCTTTCCCCCCTCTGTCCGATAACCTACTTAAGCGGTGGAGGTGTTTCATTATATTAATCGCAGGTAACCAATGCGTATCATGAAAACCAGCAGGAAATCAAAGGAAACGGGGCACTTTACAGCCACTTACTTAAGGTACTGGACAGCCACATGTTTGTGATAATCGGTTCTATTATCGTTCTGGGGGCAGTGATAGGGGGATTCATAATGGAAGGCGGGCCCATGCCTGTCCTGATCCAGCCGGTTGAACTCCTCATTATCGGAGGCGCTGCACTCGGCGCCCTCATCATTTCAACCCCGAAAACCCTCCTTGTCAAGATCGTCAAGGCTATCCTCGGTACTTTAAAGGGCGGTAAGGTCAATAAGCGGATATATCTCGACCTTTTAAAGCTCATGTATGAGATCTTCCAGGTCACCAGGAAAGACGGGCTCATCGCCCTCGAATCACATATCGAACACCCGGACAAAAGCAAAATATTTGCCAATTATCCTGATATCCTGAAGGAACATCACCTCCTCTCTTTCATGACCGATACCTTCCGGCTCATCGTCCTCGGCGGTATCGCACCCCATGACATAGAGACCCTCATGGATATGGATATCGAGACCCATTACCACGAAGGGACAAAACCGGGGATGATCCTGCAGAAGATCGGGGACTCAATGCCTGGACTCGGTATCGTTGCCGCTGTCCTCGGGATTGTAATTACCATGCAGGCCATTAACGGCCCCCCGGAAGAGATCGGTCAT
Proteins encoded:
- the pyrR gene encoding bifunctional pyr operon transcriptional regulator/uracil phosphoribosyltransferase PyrR, coding for MKNKVLLDKKAVERTVTRMTHEILEKNHGCEELSLIGIRTRGIYLANRLQKKIKSIEGIKLPVGVLDITMYRDDINMLKTPVIKKTDIPFDVNDGTIILIDDVMHTGRTTRAAIDAIMDLGRPKKIQLAVLVDRGERELPIHPDYAGIHYTANPEEEVLVRLHEVDGKDEVVIVRS
- a CDS encoding aspartate carbamoyltransferase catalytic subunit; this encodes MNWDKKDLLGIKELSKEEILLILDTAESFKDISKREIKKVPTLRGKTVITLFYEPSTRTRTSFEIAAKRLSADTINISSSTSSSVKGETLKDTARNLESMRPDAIVIRHSMPGAPHMLAKIIDSSVINGGDGAHEHPTQALLDLFTIREKKGHIDGLKVVIIGDIAHSRVARSNFFALRHFDAEILCSGPPTMIPPDIESLGVRTEYDMNRAVKGADVIMMLRIQKERGGISFVPSVKEYATFYGLRKEHIEKAKKDVIIMHPGPMNRGIEIADEVADGPYSVILDQVENGLAVRMAILYLLIGRET
- a CDS encoding dihydroorotase — protein: MKTLIKGGRLVDPGREIDAKLDILLSGNIVEKIDKNIPEKGAGVRVIDATGHIIAPGLIDVHTHLREPGYEYKETIRTGTMAAAKGGFTSVVCMANTDPVNDNKSVTEYIVKMAKLEGMCRVFPCGAISKGLKGEELSDIGEMYEAGIVALSDDGKSVKNAGLLRRAFEYALLFKIPVISHCEDDNLSGGFVHEGLASVKSGLDAIPPIAEEVIVHRDIAVARYVNAPVHLTHISAQGSLEAIAAAKRQYKKVTCDTCPHYFSLTDEATLGFDTNTKVNPPLRSPKDVDAVKEALRNNTIDIIATDHAPHEFTSKDVEFNLATFGISGLETAFALSLALVHEGVLTLKELLGKFTVNPARFLNIPYGTLAQGSAADLIIFNPDAEWTVDTEQFLSKGKNTPFGGWKLKGKNLLTIMDGKIVYRDPLFKKA
- the motA gene encoding flagellar motor stator protein MotA, producing MFVIIGSIIVLGAVIGGFIMEGGPMPVLIQPVELLIIGGAALGALIISTPKTLLVKIVKAILGTLKGGKVNKRIYLDLLKLMYEIFQVTRKDGLIALESHIEHPDKSKIFANYPDILKEHHLLSFMTDTFRLIVLGGIAPHDIETLMDMDIETHYHEGTKPGMILQKIGDSMPGLGIVAAVLGIVITMQAINGPPEEIGHKVAVALVGTFLGIFLSYGFIQPLATNLDLAAEENSKVYEAIKAGVISLAKGFNPIVSVEFARRSIPSDFRPTFQEMETFVKGVKK